ACGACGTGCAGGGCCGCGAAGAACCGCAGCCCCGTGAGCGCGTCGAGGGAACGACGACTGCTCACCGCTACCGCCGGCCGATGCCGTAGTACGTGAAGCCCAGCTCACGCATGCGCGCCGGGTCGTACACGTTGCGGCCGTCGAACACGACGGGCGACTTCATCAGCGACTTCATGCGCTCGAAGTCCGGGTGGCGGAACTCGTTCCACTCCGTCACCACGAAGAGGCCGTCCACGCCCTCCAGCGCCTCGTAGGGCACCGACGCGTAGCGGATGCGCTCACCGAAGACGCGCTTGGCGGTGTGCGGGGACACCGGGTCATGCGCGATGACCTGGGCGCCCTTGCCGATGAGGCCCTCGATGACCTCGATGGACGGCGCCTCGCGCATGTCGTCCGTCTTCGGCTTGAAGGCCAGACCCCACACGCCGAACTTGCGGCCCTCCAGCGAGCCGTAGTGCTTGGTGGCCTTGTTCACCAGCAGCTTCTTCTGGCGCTCGTTGGTGCGCTCCACGGCGCGCAGCAGGTCCAGCTCCAGGCCGTAGTCACGCGCGGTGGCCACCAGCGCCTTCACGTCCTTGGGGAAGCAGGAGCCGCCGTAGCCCACGCCCGGGAAGAGGAACGGGTAGCCAATGCGCTTGTCCGAGCCCAGGCCCTTGCGCACGAAGTCCACGTCCGCGCCCACCTTCTCGCAGAGCGCGGCGATGTCGTTCATGAACGAGATGCGCGTGGCCAGCATCGCGTTGGCCGCGTACTTCGTCAGCTCCGCCGAACGCGTGTCCATGAAGAGAATCGGGTTCTCGGTGCGCACGAAGGGCGAGTACAGGTCCCCCATCACCTTGCGCGCGCGCTCGGAGTCCACGCCGATGACGACGCGGTCCGGCTTGAGGAAGTCGTCCAGCGCGGCGCCTTCCTTGAGGAACTCCGGGTTGGAGACGACGTCGAACTCCACGCTCGTCACGCCGCGGATGGCCTCGCGAACCTTGTCCGCGGTGCCCACCGGCACGGTGCTCTTGTCCACCACCACCGTGTACTGCTTCATCGCCTTGCCGACCTGCTCGGCGGCGGCCAGCACGTACTGGAGGTCGGCGTCGCCGCTCTCACCCTCGGGCGTGCCCACGGCGATGAAGACGACCTGCGCGTTGGTCACCGCCTCGGGCAGGTCCCGCGTGAAGAACAGGCGCTTCTCACGCACGTTCTTCTTGATGAGCTCTTCCAGACCCGGCTCGTAGATGGGCACTTCGCCTGCCTGGAGCATGCGGATCTTCCGCTCGTCGATGTCCACGCACGTGACGTCGTTGCCCGAGTCCGCGAAGCAGGTGCCCGCGACAAGGCCGACGTAGCCGGTTCCGATGATGGCAATACGCATTGAGGGAGCCCCAGTGAATGTCTCTTAGAGGACTCATACGCCGGGAGGGAGTCCGAAAGGAAGCCCGTCCCGCCCTCGGGGCATGCCCGTCGAGCAGCCAGCCTTACTGGCCCGTGAGCAAGCGGCGCACCCGCTCCATCCCCTTGAGGGCGGACGTCTGTCCGGGGGTGCAGACAGGACCCACCACCGTCCTGTCCAGCAGCTCTCGCGTCGCCCTCCGCAGCGGCGGCAGCGCGGCCGTGGCGGCCGGGGCGGTCTCCGGAAACAGGCGCGTGACAATGGACAGGGACGTGTAGAGGGCCCGCTCCAGGCGCCACTCCGCGGCGCGGGACAGCAGCGCCGGCACATCCAACGGCCGCGAGTACACGCCGCCCATCCACTTCGCGCCGGTGACGAGCTCGCGCAGGTCGATGAAGGACACCCACGGCACCGCGTAGCCCTGGCGCGCGTGCTCCATCGCCGTCAGCAGCACCGCGTCCTCCAGGTCCGGGCGGAACAGGGAGGGGCCGTAGACGCGCATCGGCTTGGCGCGCTCGAGGATGCCCGCGGCCTGCTCGCGGCGCCGGGGCCCCAGCACGTCCGAGTAGAGCAGGATGACGGTGCGCCCGTCCGACACCACCTTCGTGGCGCCGCTGTTCTCGGTGTCGGGCTCCGGGACGAACTCGTGGTTGGCCAGGAAGCCGGCGAAGCCCTCCACGTCCAGGCGCTTCATCAGCATCTGAAGCTCGGGCACCGGCCGGAAGCCCACGTGGGGATAGAGCGTGTCCGCGAAGGACGCCGGTCCCATCAGCACCAGCTTGCGCCCCTCCAGCGCGCCCACGATGCGCTTGAAGTTCACGAGCTTCATCACGTTGTCGTTGACGGAGCCCTGGTAGATGCTCAGCAGCTTGTCCCGCGCCCACTCGGGAGCGTTGCCCGCGCCCAACCGGTATTCCAGGTTGTAGGCCGCCAGCGGCGCCAGGCCCTGGACGATGGCCCAATCCACGTACGCCTCCCACGGCGCCCCTCGCAGCGCGCCACGGGGCGGATCGAACGAGGAGAGCACGCGGAAGGTGTCGAGCAGACTGGCGGCGGACATGGCCACCCCCTTTAACGGTCCGGACACATGCCCTGCAACGCCCGCGAGACGTCACCCCCTCTGTGAACCATCCGTCACTCCCAGGCGCCAGGGATGAACATCCGACACCCGCAGGCCCTGGGGGGTGGGTCGCCGAACGCAGCCGAGTGAATACCTGGGCCGCCCGGTACGTCGCGGACCGGGCAGGCATTCGAGGAGGCGGCATGGCGCAGCAAGGAAGGTCGGATGGGCGGCCGGGCCGGTGGCTCACGCTCGGCGCACTGGGGTTGGCGGCGTGCACCAGCACGACAGCGCCCGAGGAACCCCCGGCGTACAACAACAGCACCGTCGACGAATCCGAGGCGCGGTGCGAGGTGCGCCCGCCCTTCGAACCGCACTTCGAGCCCGAAGTGGAGTGGGCCTGGACGGCCAGCCCCCTGGTGCCCACGCACATCAACGTGCAGACCACGCCCGTGGTGGTGGACGTCAACCAGGACGGCGTCCCCGACGTCGTGTTCAACAGCTTCGAGGGCTGGAACTTCAAGACGAATGGCGTGCTGCGCGCCATCAGCGGCGCGGACGGCTCGGACTTGTGGGCCGTCACCGACCCCGCCTACCGCACGCGAGGCTCGGCGACCGTGGCCGCGGGCGACATCGACGGCGACGGCAAGGTGGAGCTGTGCACCGTGCCCGAGAGCGCCCGGGGCATCATCTGTTTCGAGCACACCGGCGCCTTCAAGTTCCGCGCGGACGGCCCCCCGCTCGACTGGGGTGGCGTGTCCCTGGCGGACCTGGACGGTGACGGGTCGGTGGAAATCATCGCTGGCAACCATGTCTATGACAGCACCGGGACGCTCCGGTGGGTGGGCAGCGACGGCGTGGGCAGCCCGGTCAACGACACCGGCCCCCTCTCCTTCGCGGTGGACCTGGACGGCGACGGGTTCCAGGAGGTGGTGAACGGCCGCGCCATCTACCGGCATGACGGCACGCTCAAGTGCAAGGCCTCGGAGCTGGGGCATGGCCTGTCGGGCGTGGGCAACTTCGACGCCGGCCCCGAGGGCGAAGTGGTGGTGGTGTGGAACGGCCACGTGTCGTTGATGGACGCGAACTGCCGGGTGAAGTGGACCGTGCAGCACCCGGGCGGCGGCGTGGGCGGACCGCCCAACATCGCGGACTTCGACGGTGACGGTCAGCCGGAGATTGGCGTGGCGGGCGCGTCCCACTACGCCGTGTTCGAGGCGGACGGCCGGGTGAAGTGGCTGAGCCCGACGCGGGACCACAGCTCCAACCGCACGGGCTCGTCCACCTTCGACTTCGAGGGCGACGGCCGCGCCGAGGTCGTCTACGCCGACGAGACGGCGCTGCGCATCTACGACGGCGTCACCGGCGAGGTCCGCTTCGAGGCGCCGCACAGCTCCTGCACCGCCTATGAGAACCCGGTCGTCGTGGACGTGGACGGCGACGGCAACGCGGAAATCGTCGTCGCGCAGAACACGGCCTGCGGCTACGGGAGCTTCCAGGGCATCCGCGTGTACCGCGACCGCAAGGACGGCTGGGTGAACACGCGCCGAATCTGGAACCAGCACGCGTACTCCGTCACCAACGTGAATGACGATGGCACCATTCCCGCGCGCCCGGTGAGCAACTGGTTGGCGCCGGGTCTCAACACCTTCCGCACCAACAGCCAGGGCACGGGCGGCGTGCGGCCGTTCGCGGCGCCGGACCTCGTCATCGGACAGGTCACGTCCACCTGCGCGGGCGATGACGCGGTGCTGCTCCAGGCGCGGGTGCGCAACCAGGGCGATGCGCCGGCCTCGGCGGGTGTGAAGGTGGCCTTCTACCTGGACGGGATGGGTGAGAACGGCACGCTGCTCGGCGTGGCCACGGTGCCGCACACGCTGGGCGCGGGCGAGGAGACCTCCGTGGAGCTGGCGCTCGCTGCGCCCGCGGGCGGCTGGGTGCTGGTGTTCGCGTCGGTGGATGACGATGGCACCGGCACCGGACGGGAGCTGGAGTGCCGCGAGGACAACAACACCACCCGGGCCCAGGTGAAGATGGAGT
This genomic window from Myxococcus hansupus contains:
- a CDS encoding UDP-glucose dehydrogenase family protein — protein: MRIAIIGTGYVGLVAGTCFADSGNDVTCVDIDERKIRMLQAGEVPIYEPGLEELIKKNVREKRLFFTRDLPEAVTNAQVVFIAVGTPEGESGDADLQYVLAAAEQVGKAMKQYTVVVDKSTVPVGTADKVREAIRGVTSVEFDVVSNPEFLKEGAALDDFLKPDRVVIGVDSERARKVMGDLYSPFVRTENPILFMDTRSAELTKYAANAMLATRISFMNDIAALCEKVGADVDFVRKGLGSDKRIGYPFLFPGVGYGGSCFPKDVKALVATARDYGLELDLLRAVERTNERQKKLLVNKATKHYGSLEGRKFGVWGLAFKPKTDDMREAPSIEVIEGLIGKGAQVIAHDPVSPHTAKRVFGERIRYASVPYEALEGVDGLFVVTEWNEFRHPDFERMKSLMKSPVVFDGRNVYDPARMRELGFTYYGIGRR
- a CDS encoding nucleotidyltransferase family protein — protein: MSAASLLDTFRVLSSFDPPRGALRGAPWEAYVDWAIVQGLAPLAAYNLEYRLGAGNAPEWARDKLLSIYQGSVNDNVMKLVNFKRIVGALEGRKLVLMGPASFADTLYPHVGFRPVPELQMLMKRLDVEGFAGFLANHEFVPEPDTENSGATKVVSDGRTVILLYSDVLGPRRREQAAGILERAKPMRVYGPSLFRPDLEDAVLLTAMEHARQGYAVPWVSFIDLRELVTGAKWMGGVYSRPLDVPALLSRAAEWRLERALYTSLSIVTRLFPETAPAATAALPPLRRATRELLDRTVVGPVCTPGQTSALKGMERVRRLLTGQ
- a CDS encoding FG-GAP-like repeat-containing protein, yielding MAQQGRSDGRPGRWLTLGALGLAACTSTTAPEEPPAYNNSTVDESEARCEVRPPFEPHFEPEVEWAWTASPLVPTHINVQTTPVVVDVNQDGVPDVVFNSFEGWNFKTNGVLRAISGADGSDLWAVTDPAYRTRGSATVAAGDIDGDGKVELCTVPESARGIICFEHTGAFKFRADGPPLDWGGVSLADLDGDGSVEIIAGNHVYDSTGTLRWVGSDGVGSPVNDTGPLSFAVDLDGDGFQEVVNGRAIYRHDGTLKCKASELGHGLSGVGNFDAGPEGEVVVVWNGHVSLMDANCRVKWTVQHPGGGVGGPPNIADFDGDGQPEIGVAGASHYAVFEADGRVKWLSPTRDHSSNRTGSSTFDFEGDGRAEVVYADETALRIYDGVTGEVRFEAPHSSCTAYENPVVVDVDGDGNAEIVVAQNTACGYGSFQGIRVYRDRKDGWVNTRRIWNQHAYSVTNVNDDGTIPARPVSNWLAPGLNTFRTNSQGTGGVRPFAAPDLVIGQVTSTCAGDDAVLLQARVRNQGDAPASAGVKVAFYLDGMGENGTLLGVATVPHTLGAGEETSVELALAAPAGGWVLVFASVDDDGTGTGRELECREDNNTTRAQVKMECSPNVPPVALCRDVTVEADAQCRARASVDDGSHDPDGQPGPFTVTQSGSGAFGLGRHPVTLTAFDGEDSAVCTAKVTVVDTTLPSIVCPGPQVLECVGGGAEATYTARAEDNCGPVQVECTPPAGSRFPLGRSVVDCNATDGSGNACGCAFSVTVRDTRAPVPGASRGKRLWPADHQYRTVTLAECAAPARDACLGELPLEQYGRIIRVTSDESEDVPGICDGTTCDDIDVRVNATSVQLRAERDDTGDGRVYTVHYVVADPSGNQAEGRCTVEVPRDSAGQHVVDSGPQYCVGQGCAPGLGGSPLCP